The following proteins are encoded in a genomic region of Spirosoma sp. SC4-14:
- a CDS encoding ABC transporter permease subunit — translation MRSNPFLTGLLILVFALPFVLLALLALGQHWRFPEVIPAAVSTDALARIVATDSDLSTGLLLSLGIATIVSVLSTGLGFIVARAMSQSTHPARWITLSYLPYALPPVLLAVLIQPYIIRLHLSGSLTGVIVGLLLITIPFCSLFFRSFWSEQAIHYEQLSRTLGCNQFQAIRLVLIPLARPLLITCLFQTFLLAWFDFGLTNYLSVGKVRTLTVQVYLFVGEANSRLAAVASLLLLLPPALLLWLNKRAIFRQMQQS, via the coding sequence ATGCGCTCTAATCCGTTTCTGACCGGCTTACTGATACTGGTGTTTGCTCTGCCGTTCGTTTTGCTAGCCCTGCTTGCTCTGGGCCAGCACTGGCGTTTTCCGGAGGTTATTCCGGCAGCCGTCAGCACCGATGCCCTCGCGCGAATAGTGGCGACCGACAGTGATTTAAGCACTGGGTTACTCTTGAGTTTAGGAATTGCGACGATTGTATCCGTGTTATCGACGGGTTTAGGATTTATCGTGGCCAGAGCCATGTCGCAATCAACGCACCCGGCTCGCTGGATTACGTTAAGTTATCTTCCCTATGCATTACCCCCTGTTTTGCTGGCCGTTCTCATTCAGCCGTACATAATCCGTCTGCATCTGTCAGGATCGCTGACGGGAGTAATTGTTGGCCTGTTGCTGATTACGATTCCGTTTTGCAGCCTGTTTTTTAGAAGCTTCTGGAGCGAGCAGGCCATCCATTATGAACAATTGAGCCGAACGCTCGGCTGTAACCAATTTCAGGCGATCCGACTGGTTTTGATTCCTCTGGCCCGCCCATTGCTCATAACCTGTCTGTTCCAAACCTTTCTGCTGGCCTGGTTCGACTTTGGCCTGACTAATTACCTTAGCGTTGGCAAAGTCAGAACATTAACGGTACAGGTCTATCTGTTTGTTGGAGAAGCCAATAGTCGGTTGGCGGCCGTAGCATCGCTGCTACTTCTGCTCCCCCCTGCCCTGTTGCTTTGGCTCAATAAACGGGCAATTTTCCGTCAGATGCAACAATCCTGA
- a CDS encoding tetratricopeptide repeat protein, translating to MRLSSSIRNSWLCVYSTYGLALLFFCSIVPSFAQTLSTTERLSRQYPDSAYRVIKSMLDKAIATNDALTEGDCLQQIGLLFYHQGNYPQAISYLLNAQKRFREVQDNDRLARNRNELGTVYYYNEQAERGLAQFTEALAYYQKTRNNQGLARTYANIGHIYEKRKDLDEAYRYQKLALAKAKTSKNTTDLSTVYENLGSIFEDKAEYDSSLYYYQNALLLSQQNHDEIGQIEIINNLGDIFRKTGRYARGLAFSRQAMNLARQKGERYQLSSAYRDIAKTYLLMHQLDSAYHYIEISRDLVDEIYAAENNRQITLLQTLYDVERKDSEIAQLNAQKQIDVIAISATAVVLLLIGILAAVIISRQRLKIRNEQALNQQNQQIFQTQNQLMQVALKNKQLEEENLKSQLELKSKELTTHTLQIIQKNQVLEELRNDLTTILKDDKRDQKKQLRQLVQKISLNFSQDKYWADFRAIFEQVHPHFFRDLTQQFPDLTATDLRLIALLKMNINSADVATLLGISPDSLRVSRYRLRKKLGLLEGESLSAYIQRFAPDSATNLSAENV from the coding sequence ATGCGTTTATCCTCATCAATTCGCAACAGTTGGCTTTGTGTTTATTCAACGTATGGGCTTGCGTTGCTGTTTTTTTGCTCCATTGTTCCTTCCTTCGCACAAACCCTTTCGACAACGGAACGGCTTTCGCGTCAGTATCCCGACTCGGCATATCGTGTCATCAAAAGCATGCTCGACAAAGCCATTGCTACGAATGATGCGTTAACCGAAGGCGATTGTCTGCAACAAATCGGGTTGCTTTTCTACCATCAGGGCAACTATCCGCAGGCAATCAGTTATCTGCTCAACGCACAAAAGCGGTTTCGCGAAGTTCAGGATAACGACCGTTTAGCCCGCAATCGTAACGAACTGGGTACGGTCTACTATTACAATGAACAAGCCGAACGAGGGTTGGCTCAGTTTACCGAAGCACTGGCTTACTACCAAAAGACTCGTAATAACCAGGGCCTGGCCCGTACCTATGCCAACATTGGCCATATCTACGAAAAGCGGAAGGATCTCGACGAGGCTTACCGTTATCAGAAACTGGCCCTCGCAAAGGCCAAAACCTCAAAAAATACGACAGATTTGTCGACGGTTTACGAAAACCTGGGCAGCATTTTCGAAGATAAAGCGGAGTACGATTCATCGCTGTATTACTATCAGAACGCCCTACTGCTTAGCCAGCAAAACCACGATGAAATTGGTCAGATCGAGATCATTAACAACCTGGGCGATATCTTTCGAAAAACAGGGCGCTACGCACGTGGACTGGCTTTTTCGCGCCAGGCGATGAATCTGGCCCGGCAGAAAGGCGAACGTTACCAACTCAGTAGTGCCTATCGCGATATTGCCAAAACATATTTATTGATGCACCAGCTCGACAGTGCCTACCACTATATCGAAATAAGCCGCGATCTGGTCGATGAGATTTACGCAGCTGAAAACAATCGGCAAATCACCTTACTCCAGACCCTGTATGACGTTGAACGTAAAGACAGCGAGATTGCCCAGCTCAATGCTCAGAAGCAAATCGATGTCATTGCTATTTCGGCAACCGCTGTGGTTCTGCTCCTGATTGGCATATTGGCTGCGGTGATTATCAGCCGTCAGCGATTAAAGATTCGAAATGAGCAGGCATTAAATCAGCAGAATCAACAGATTTTTCAGACACAAAATCAACTGATGCAGGTTGCACTGAAAAATAAGCAGTTAGAAGAAGAAAATCTGAAAAGCCAGCTTGAACTAAAAAGTAAGGAGCTAACTACGCACACGCTCCAGATTATTCAGAAAAACCAGGTGCTGGAAGAACTACGAAACGACCTGACCACCATTCTGAAAGACGACAAACGAGACCAGAAAAAACAACTCCGGCAACTGGTCCAAAAAATTAGCCTGAATTTTAGTCAGGATAAATACTGGGCCGATTTTCGGGCCATTTTCGAACAGGTCCATCCGCATTTCTTCCGCGACCTTACCCAGCAATTTCCCGACCTGACGGCTACGGACCTCCGCCTGATTGCGTTGCTTAAAATGAACATCAACTCGGCCGATGTAGCTACTCTGCTGGGTATCTCACCCGACAGCCTGCGCGTTTCCCGCTATCGGCTTCGAAAAAAACTGGGGCTTCTCGAGGGCGAATCGCTGTCAGCCTATATTCAGCGTTTTGCTCCCGATTCGGCGACAAATCTATCCGCAGAAAACGTTTAG
- the dusB gene encoding tRNA dihydrouridine synthase DusB codes for MVTIGNIQLPDFPLLLAPMEDVSDPPFRAVCKANGADLMYTEFISSEGLIRDAAKSVQKLDIFEYERPIGIQLFGSDVETMGACAEIASRANPDLIDINYGCPVKNVACRGAGAALLQDIPKMVRMTESVVKATHLPVTVKTRLGWDENTKNIGEVAERLQDIGIKALTVHGRTRVQMYKGEADWTLIGKIKENPRIQIPIFGNGDIDSPEKALEYKNRYGVDGVMIGRATIGNPWIFNEIKHFVRTGEHLAAPTIADRVAVCRQHLDFSIRWKGEIVGLFEMRRHYANYFKGLPDFKPYRSRLVTADSYNELQAILHEVQENYMPELV; via the coding sequence GTGGTTACAATTGGCAATATACAATTACCGGATTTTCCGTTGCTACTGGCTCCCATGGAAGATGTCAGCGATCCGCCGTTCCGGGCGGTTTGTAAGGCAAACGGCGCCGATCTGATGTATACCGAATTTATTTCGTCGGAGGGATTGATTCGCGATGCCGCCAAGAGTGTACAGAAGCTCGATATTTTTGAGTATGAACGGCCTATCGGTATTCAACTGTTTGGGTCGGATGTCGAAACAATGGGCGCCTGCGCCGAAATAGCCAGTCGTGCCAACCCTGACCTGATCGATATTAACTACGGGTGCCCGGTTAAGAATGTAGCCTGCCGGGGGGCTGGTGCAGCACTTTTGCAGGATATTCCGAAAATGGTGCGCATGACCGAGTCCGTCGTAAAGGCTACGCATCTGCCCGTAACGGTGAAAACCCGCTTGGGCTGGGACGAAAACACAAAAAACATTGGCGAAGTAGCCGAACGGTTGCAGGATATTGGCATTAAAGCCTTAACCGTTCATGGGCGTACACGCGTTCAGATGTATAAAGGCGAGGCCGACTGGACGCTCATCGGAAAGATTAAAGAAAATCCACGTATTCAGATTCCAATTTTTGGAAATGGCGATATCGACTCACCCGAGAAAGCACTGGAGTATAAAAATCGCTACGGTGTCGATGGTGTCATGATTGGTCGGGCGACCATCGGAAATCCGTGGATTTTCAATGAAATCAAGCATTTTGTCCGTACCGGCGAACACCTGGCTGCCCCAACCATTGCCGATCGGGTTGCGGTTTGCCGTCAGCACCTCGACTTTTCGATTCGCTGGAAGGGCGAAATTGTTGGGCTGTTCGAAATGCGTCGGCACTATGCCAACTATTTCAAAGGTTTGCCCGATTTTAAACCTTACCGGTCGCGACTGGTTACGGCCGATTCGTATAATGAGCTACAGGCAATCCTGCACGAGGTTCAGGAGAACTACATGCCTGAGTTGGTGTAA
- a CDS encoding DUF2007 domain-containing protein — protein MTEQWESIYTTPLQHRAELAKALLSEHQIPAVIVNKHSSSYPAIGWGKSEVHVLAKDAILAKVILENEATFS, from the coding sequence ATGACCGAACAATGGGAATCCATCTATACGACCCCACTACAACACCGGGCCGAACTGGCAAAAGCCCTGCTGAGCGAACACCAAATTCCGGCAGTCATTGTCAACAAACACAGCAGTAGTTATCCGGCCATCGGATGGGGAAAAAGTGAAGTACACGTACTGGCCAAAGACGCAATTCTGGCCAAAGTAATTCTGGAGAATGAAGCAACGTTTAGCTAG
- a CDS encoding carboxypeptidase-like regulatory domain-containing protein, whose translation MKHILLIIVCLLVSFQASAGTIKGRATDALTGQPVIGATLLIENTKLHGVSGLDGSYTIKNVPAGTHKLRISYVSYRTITRDVVVESIEHVLTLDLTLETENDRQITEVTVRAKRDGSSDRTARDLERNALQVTNIVSGRSIELSPDLTVANVIQRVSGISIERNSNGDGQYAILRGMDKRYNYTLVNGVKIPSPDNRYRYVPLDIFPSELLDRLEVYKTLTPSMEGDAVGGAINMVMRDAPDRLTVLANLSTGFSELFFNRPFVSFNTKNIAFQSPYEQFGNQYSAKPADFNKASSTYSRHNPPPNLLGSFAIGNRFLNQRLGIMLAGSFQNTFRGSNSLFFNGDVVDTLRGISVLDIEGVE comes from the coding sequence ATGAAGCACATACTACTCATCATTGTTTGTCTACTGGTTAGCTTTCAGGCCTCCGCAGGCACCATCAAAGGACGAGCGACCGACGCCCTTACCGGCCAGCCAGTTATTGGAGCTACTTTACTCATTGAAAATACGAAGCTACATGGCGTTTCGGGCCTGGATGGCTCATATACCATCAAAAACGTTCCGGCAGGAACCCATAAACTACGGATCAGCTATGTTTCCTATCGGACTATAACCCGCGATGTGGTTGTAGAGAGCATCGAGCATGTGCTTACGCTGGATTTGACGCTTGAAACCGAAAATGACCGGCAAATTACCGAAGTAACTGTTCGGGCCAAACGCGATGGCTCCAGCGACCGAACAGCCCGCGATCTTGAACGGAATGCGTTGCAGGTAACCAATATCGTCTCGGGTCGTTCCATAGAATTATCGCCCGATCTTACCGTAGCCAACGTCATCCAGCGGGTATCGGGCATATCCATCGAGCGCAATAGCAATGGCGACGGTCAGTATGCCATTCTGCGGGGAATGGACAAGCGCTACAACTACACGCTCGTCAATGGGGTGAAAATTCCAAGCCCCGACAACCGCTATCGGTATGTTCCGCTTGATATTTTCCCGTCGGAATTACTCGACCGGCTGGAAGTTTATAAAACACTGACGCCCAGTATGGAAGGCGATGCTGTGGGCGGTGCCATTAACATGGTGATGCGCGATGCGCCCGACCGGCTAACCGTTCTGGCAAATCTGTCGACTGGCTTCAGCGAGCTTTTTTTCAACCGCCCCTTCGTCAGTTTCAATACAAAAAATATTGCCTTTCAATCGCCCTACGAACAGTTTGGCAATCAATATTCGGCTAAACCAGCCGATTTCAATAAGGCCTCCAGCACCTATAGTCGCCACAATCCACCACCCAACTTACTCGGCAGCTTTGCCATTGGAAATCGTTTTCTGAACCAGCGTTTGGGAATTATGCTGGCCGGAAGTTTCCAGAATACGTTTCGGGGCAGCAATAGCCTGTTTTTCAACGGCGATGTCGTTGATACGCTACGCGGCATCTCAGTGCTGGACATTGAGGGAGTAGAATAG
- a CDS encoding CPBP family intramembrane glutamic endopeptidase produces MQPLYTSANNSSRPPTLGGLIMLVGFILLGGVFSTFLLFGLLMIVKGMGPAAAQAYLAELASNPASAPTGWYELMALQAVNHLGTFLIPSLVYWYTIERRTWDQFSVRPVSAVAGLSLVVLIVIAFMPFDGLIIEWNQGVHLPSTLAPLEEWIRDKEKELEGVTKYLTTFSSAGQLLIAMLVIAVIPAIGEETLFRGILQRNLTYWSNNVHVGIWVAAALFSAIHVQFLGFFPRMLLGALFGYLYVWSGSLWVPILAHLVNNGFTVLMVYLYQQKVVTMDIESTEAVPLLGSLVSGAITAGLLYYFKLTNQNQVTREPER; encoded by the coding sequence ATGCAACCACTCTACACGTCTGCCAACAACTCCTCGCGGCCTCCAACCCTCGGCGGTCTCATTATGCTGGTCGGCTTCATCCTACTGGGAGGTGTTTTCAGTACTTTTTTGCTATTCGGTCTTTTGATGATCGTAAAAGGAATGGGGCCTGCCGCAGCACAGGCCTATCTGGCCGAATTAGCGTCCAATCCAGCATCGGCACCCACTGGCTGGTATGAACTTATGGCCCTTCAGGCGGTCAATCATCTGGGTACTTTTCTGATTCCCTCACTTGTCTACTGGTATACGATTGAACGCAGAACATGGGATCAATTTAGTGTTCGTCCTGTGTCGGCCGTAGCGGGGCTTAGTCTGGTAGTGCTGATCGTTATTGCTTTTATGCCCTTCGATGGCCTTATTATCGAATGGAACCAGGGTGTTCATCTGCCGTCGACACTGGCTCCCCTCGAAGAATGGATTCGGGATAAAGAAAAGGAACTGGAAGGTGTAACCAAATACCTAACTACATTTAGCTCGGCAGGGCAACTTCTCATAGCGATGCTTGTTATTGCAGTTATTCCGGCCATTGGCGAAGAAACGCTCTTCCGGGGTATCCTTCAACGTAATCTTACCTACTGGAGCAACAACGTTCATGTAGGCATCTGGGTGGCTGCGGCCCTGTTCAGTGCCATTCACGTTCAGTTTTTAGGGTTCTTCCCCAGAATGCTGCTGGGTGCGCTGTTTGGCTATCTATACGTTTGGTCGGGTAGTTTATGGGTGCCTATTCTGGCTCACCTGGTCAACAATGGCTTTACGGTGCTGATGGTCTATCTCTATCAGCAAAAAGTAGTAACAATGGATATTGAAAGTACTGAAGCCGTACCACTGTTGGGCTCGTTGGTTTCCGGAGCCATTACGGCCGGTCTACTGTATTATTTCAAACTAACTAATCAGAACCAGGTTACCAGAGAGCCGGAGCGCTAA
- a CDS encoding carboxypeptidase-like regulatory domain-containing protein, producing MRQSVKYLVLGISLLLLSGLFTTTFAQGQDRQITFTGFLTGGKSNEPLPGAYIYIPKAGRGVLSASNGYFALPVFPGDSIIFSYVGFKTQYHIIPTRLTDLTYSAVVALQEDVKTLAEVKVYPYPTEELFKEAFVNLKLPDEKERENLARNTSPEAIMRQAATMPMGALANHQNFVNQQFFGRESVLGRSQATTFSFTNPFAWANFIRSVKRGDFKNKEWQSEINKAPRENVSRKDILQNN from the coding sequence ATGAGGCAATCGGTAAAATATCTTGTTCTGGGAATTAGCCTGCTCCTGTTATCAGGCCTTTTTACAACTACTTTTGCACAAGGTCAGGATCGGCAGATAACCTTTACGGGCTTTCTGACCGGGGGCAAAAGTAATGAGCCACTTCCGGGGGCATATATCTATATTCCAAAAGCAGGTCGTGGCGTCCTATCGGCTTCCAATGGCTACTTTGCCCTGCCGGTTTTTCCGGGCGATAGTATTATTTTTAGCTATGTCGGTTTCAAGACCCAGTATCATATTATTCCAACCCGCCTTACCGATCTGACCTATTCGGCTGTTGTAGCCCTTCAGGAGGATGTAAAAACCCTGGCTGAGGTAAAAGTGTATCCCTACCCTACCGAAGAGTTATTTAAAGAGGCTTTCGTAAATCTAAAATTACCGGACGAAAAGGAACGCGAAAACCTGGCTCGAAATACCAGCCCGGAAGCCATTATGCGTCAGGCTGCCACCATGCCAATGGGCGCTCTGGCCAACCACCAGAATTTTGTTAACCAGCAGTTTTTCGGGCGTGAATCGGTATTAGGCCGAAGCCAGGCCACCACCTTCTCGTTTACAAACCCTTTTGCCTGGGCTAACTTTATTCGCTCCGTAAAACGTGGTGATTTCAAGAATAAAGAATGGCAAAGCGAAATCAACAAAGCCCCCCGCGAAAACGTATCGAGAAAAGATATCCTTCAGAATAACTAG
- a CDS encoding phosphatidate cytidylyltransferase, producing MKQRLARMSNLQQRVIAAIAGVPFILFMIWYADWTFALLFCIISALTQREFYRLLGLDGFEPLTAYGTVVGCMVCILAYFIETDQISTGNYFLICPASSMIFLIKLYKKRDMKPFTNIGFTFLGIIYVAMPFALLIILALRDGSFHPMTITGCLLLLWASDIGAYFAGTYFGRRKLFERVSPKKSWEGAVGGAIAAGLIAFLLALFAEELKPWQWYCVGGIIVVTGTYGDLVESLFKRSIAIKDSGSSIPGHGGFLDRFDGLLLAAPFIITFLKLFA from the coding sequence ATGAAGCAACGTTTAGCTAGAATGTCGAACCTTCAGCAGCGGGTAATTGCTGCAATTGCGGGGGTTCCCTTTATTCTTTTTATGATTTGGTATGCCGACTGGACGTTTGCATTACTGTTCTGCATCATTAGCGCCCTGACTCAGCGGGAGTTTTACCGATTGCTTGGACTCGATGGATTTGAGCCACTGACGGCCTATGGCACTGTGGTTGGCTGTATGGTTTGTATACTGGCCTACTTTATTGAAACCGATCAGATTAGCACTGGCAACTACTTTCTGATTTGTCCGGCTTCGTCGATGATTTTCCTCATCAAGCTCTACAAAAAGCGCGATATGAAGCCGTTTACCAACATTGGTTTCACCTTTCTGGGCATCATTTATGTAGCCATGCCTTTTGCGCTATTGATTATTCTGGCCCTACGCGATGGCAGCTTTCACCCAATGACCATAACGGGTTGTCTGCTTCTGCTGTGGGCTAGTGACATTGGTGCTTATTTTGCCGGAACCTACTTCGGTCGTCGGAAATTGTTTGAACGCGTATCGCCAAAAAAATCGTGGGAAGGTGCTGTTGGAGGAGCTATTGCTGCTGGCCTGATCGCTTTTCTACTGGCCTTGTTTGCCGAAGAGCTGAAACCCTGGCAGTGGTATTGTGTAGGTGGTATTATTGTTGTGACCGGTACCTACGGCGACCTGGTCGAATCGTTGTTTAAGCGGAGTATTGCCATTAAAGATTCGGGAAGCAGCATTCCTGGCCATGGCGGCTTTCTCGATCGCTTCGATGGGCTGCTGCTGGCCGCTCCTTTCATCATTACATTTCTCAAATTATTTGCCTGA
- a CDS encoding ABC transporter permease subunit has translation MKAKHLILGLYGLFVVGLPIAGLVNAFNYSVGLAGPLASGFTVTYWQQLTSETSLLVSLGFSLYVSILSGSVAVLIALFLVLGRQPMLRQRPFPTLLYVPLLFPSLVIGFYLFQLLSGSGWLARLAFAVGFIETPDQFPELIQDGFGIGIILAQVVVAFPFFTLLFRSLYADARLDELHNLTRTLGAGQTQFNTRVAIPILLRRSAPTLVLYGVATTGAYDIPLVLGRNYPQMLSVFITTRLQRFDLAELPMGYLAGFVLTLLLMAVIYWTSQRLQRHAL, from the coding sequence GTGAAAGCAAAACACCTGATTTTAGGCTTATATGGCTTGTTTGTGGTTGGCTTACCCATAGCAGGTCTGGTCAATGCCTTCAACTATAGTGTTGGTCTGGCCGGGCCACTGGCTTCGGGCTTTACGGTTACCTACTGGCAGCAACTGACCAGCGAAACCTCCTTGCTGGTTTCACTGGGATTCAGCCTGTATGTGTCGATTCTTTCGGGGAGTGTTGCGGTTCTGATTGCTCTGTTTCTGGTGCTGGGTCGGCAACCCATGCTACGGCAACGGCCTTTCCCAACCTTATTGTATGTGCCGCTTCTGTTTCCGTCACTGGTAATTGGGTTCTATCTGTTTCAATTGCTGAGCGGATCGGGCTGGCTGGCACGACTGGCCTTTGCGGTGGGATTTATCGAAACACCCGATCAGTTTCCCGAATTGATTCAGGATGGTTTCGGTATTGGAATCATACTCGCTCAGGTTGTAGTAGCCTTTCCGTTTTTCACCCTGCTTTTCCGATCGCTCTATGCCGATGCCCGTCTGGATGAATTACATAATCTGACACGCACACTGGGGGCAGGTCAAACTCAGTTTAACACTCGGGTTGCCATTCCGATTTTACTTCGCCGGTCGGCTCCAACACTGGTTCTGTATGGCGTTGCTACAACGGGCGCTTACGACATTCCTCTAGTGCTGGGACGAAATTATCCACAGATGCTTTCCGTTTTTATCACAACGCGACTTCAGCGCTTCGATCTGGCCGAGTTACCGATGGGCTATCTGGCCGGATTTGTATTGACCCTGTTGCTGATGGCTGTAATTTACTGGACCTCTCAACGGCTACAACGTCATGCGCTCTAA